In Haliaeetus albicilla chromosome 2, bHalAlb1.1, whole genome shotgun sequence, a single genomic region encodes these proteins:
- the EIF6 gene encoding eukaryotic translation initiation factor 6 — MAVRASFENNNELGCFAKLTNAYCLVAIGGSENFYSVFEGELFGTIPVVHASIAGCRIIGRMCVGNRHGLLVPSSTTDQELQHIRNSLPDSVRIQRVEERLSALGNVTTCNDYVALVHPDLDRETEEILADVLKVEVFRQTVADQVLVGSYCVFSNQGGIVHPKTSIDDQDELSSLLQVPLVAGTVNRGSEVIAAGMVVNDWCAFCGLDTTSTELSVIESIFRLNEAQPSTIATNMRDSLIDSLT; from the exons ATGGCTGTCCGCGCCAGCTTCGAGAACAACAACGAGTTGGGCTGCTTCGCTAAGCTCACCAACGCCTACTGCCTTGTGGCCATCGGCGGCTCCGAGAACTTCTACAG CGTCTTCGAGGGGGAGCTCTTCGGGACCATCCCGGTGGTGCACGCCTCCATCGCCGGCTGCCGCATCATCGGCAGAATGTGTGTGG gAAACAGACATGGACTGTTGGTCCCAAGTAGTACAACAGACCAAGAGCTTCAACATATCCGTAATAGTCTTCCAGATTCTGTACGAATTCAACGAGTGGAAGAGCGTCTATCAGCACTGGGCAATGTCACTACCTGCAATGACTATGTAGCTCTTGTTCATCCAGATCTTGACAGG GAGACAGAAGAGATCTTGGCAGATGTACTGAAGGTTGAGGTTTTCAGACAAACGGTAGCAGATCAGGTGCTGGTAGGAAGCTACTGTGTTTTTAGTAACCAAGGAGGAATTGTGCACCCCAAAACTTCAATTGATGATCAGGATGAACTGTCTTCGTTGCTGCAGGTCCCACTCGTG GCTGGAACAGTGAATCGTGGCAGTGAGGTCATTGCAGCAGGAATGGTTGTAAATGACTGGTGTGCCTTCTGTGGACTGGATACAACCAGCACTGAGCTCTCTGTCATTGAGAGTATCTTCAGGCTGAACGAAGCTCAGCCAAGTACCATTGCTACCAACATGAGAGATTCCTTGATTGACAG cTTGACATGA